The Montipora capricornis isolate CH-2021 chromosome 3, ASM3666992v2, whole genome shotgun sequence genome window below encodes:
- the LOC138042406 gene encoding trypsin-3-like encodes MKILVVLILATSFVRIQGVPVLEEDFFEDGSGSPTPPSPPQPSPPSSCGVRPTSGARIVGGKETVKNSIPWQAMLRTDYAQFCGGSLIHPRWVLTAAHCIVGETTGSFKIWLGAHRREVKEDTTQEFNVIQIVKHEKYSSRTMENDMALIKLDRPAILGPGVGLVCLGDDKYHLPLDDLTNQCLISGWGTLRFGGSQPDKLQEVTVPLVSPSECQKAYGSMHSSMLCAGFKEGGMDTCQGDSGGPLVCQYSGKHFLEGATSFGNGCAAPNSYGVYSKVRYLRKFIDDTIQA; translated from the exons ATGAAGATCCTCGTTGTGTTAATCCTAGCGACTTCGTTTGTCAGGATTCAAG gagTTCCTGTCCTGGAAGAAGACTTTTTTGAGGATGGATCAGGCTCAC CAACGCCCCCGTCCCCGCCTCAGCCCAGTCCTCCGTCGTCATGTGGTGTTCGTCCGACTTCCGGCGCACGGATAGTTGGTGGAAAAGAAACAGTGAAGAACAGTATTCCGTGGCAGGCTATGTTGCGAACCGACTATGCGCAATTCTGCGGCGGTTCGTTGATCCACCCTCGATGGGTACTGACGGCAGCTCATTGCATCGTGGGCGAGACGACCGGAAGCTTCAAAATCTG GCTGGGCGCTCATCGCAGAGAAGTGAAGGAGGATACAACCCAAGAGTTTAACGTCATACAAATTGTAAAACACGAGAAGTACAGCAGCCGTACTATGGAGAATGACATGGCACTGATCAAGCTTGACCGTCCTGCCATCcttg gGCCTGGGGTGGGCCTAGTGTGTCTTGGAGATGACAAGTATCATCTGCCGCTTGATGATCTGACCAATCAGTGCCTGATAAGCGGTTGGGGAACACTTCGCTTCGGAGGGAGTCAACCTGATAAACTGCAAGAAGTCACGGTCCCTCTTGTGTCACCGTCGGAGTGTCAGAAGGCCTACGGCAGTATGCATTCCTCTATGTTGTGCGCTGGTTTTAAGGAGGGTGGTATGGACACCTGCCAGGGTGACAGTGGCGGTCCTTTGGTGTGCCAGTACAGCGGTAAGCACTTCCTTGAGGGTGCAACAAGCTTTGGAAATGGATGCGCTGCACCCAATTCTTACGGGGTGTACTCCAAAGTGCGTTATCTGAGGAAATTCATTGATGATACCATTCAAGCTTAA